A DNA window from Ornithodoros turicata isolate Travis chromosome 10, ASM3712646v1, whole genome shotgun sequence contains the following coding sequences:
- the LOC135370215 gene encoding uncharacterized protein LOC135370215 — MSFHRTSKNPQTEPRQFDLGFGMYSMCPFPLNFMHACETSDECKQTGCCAMHAFPGSRRWQRPCCVVSRLVALARLTGACIKGNNKGPESACPAVIELDECGEPCATNADCREPGLACCPMTCDGESGSFCHPVHDSL; from the exons ACAGAGCCACGACAATTTGACTTGGGCTTCGGCATGTACTCAATGTGCCCATTCCCGCTGAACTTCATGCACGCCTGCGAGACGAGCGACGAATGCAAACAGACGGGTTGCTGCGCCATGCACGCCTTCCCGGGGTCCCGCCGATGGCAGAGGCCGTGCTGTGTCGTGTCTCGACTGGTTGCTCTGGCCAGGCTCACCGGAGCGTGCATCAAGGGCAACAACAAGGGACCCGAATCTG CCTGCCCAGCAGTCATTGAGTTGGACGAATGCGGAGAGCCGTGCGCTACGAACGCCGACTGTCGAGAGCCGGGGCTCGCCTGCTGCCCCATGACCTGCGACGGAGAAAGCGGTTCCTTCTGCCATCCTGTACACGATTCACTGTAA